The Verrucomicrobium spinosum DSM 4136 = JCM 18804 DNA segment ATGAACTAAATTCATCGATATCCTGAAAATTGCGATGAATCGCTCACGTGTATTATTCACGAATGGCACACGGCATGCATTGCTTTCTGCCGTGAAATCCACCACATCCATCCCAGCCCTGAGCGCCACACCTGCCCCCAACAAGGTGCGTGTGGGATTCATTGCCCTGGCCGACTGCGCCCCGTTGCTCATCGCGGATGAGCTGGGCTTGTTTGAGAAACACGGGGTGGAGGTGGAACTGAGCCGGGAGGTCGGCTGGGCCACCATCCGGGAAAAAATCCTCTACGGGCAGATCGATGCCGCGCACTCCATCGCCGGTCTGGCCCTCTCCCTCCGCCTCGGCCTGGAGGGCGCGGTCTGCCCGGCGATCTGCCCCTTTGTCTTCAACCTGCATGGCGATGCGATCACGCTGAGCATGAATCTCTGGCACCGTGGGGTGCGGGATGCGCAGTCCCTCCAGAAGCTCATCCGCAGCACGCCGCAGAGTCTTTTCACCTTTGCCATCGTTGCCCGCACGTCCTCGCATAATTTCCTCATCCGCCGCTGGCTGAAGAGCGGGGGCATCGATCCCGACCGCGATGTGCGTCTGGTGGTGCTGCCGCCCACCCAGATGGCGGGTTCCCTGAACGCAGGCCTCATCGATGGCTACTGCGTGGGAGAGCCCTGGAATTCCCTCTCCATCGTTCACGGCACCGGTTGGTGCCCCGCCATCAGTGAGGACATCATGCCCGGCCATCCGGAAAAGATCCTCCTCACCACGGAGCACTTCGCCGCCAAAAGGCCCGAGGCACTGGAATGCGATGATCCGGGCGCTCCAGGAGGCGTGCGAATACTGCGACAAGCCGGAGAAACCGCCGCGCATCATCGAGATTCTCACCGGTGGCGGCCACCTGCGCGTGGATCCCGGCATTCTGGGGCTCTCTCTCATCGGCCCGTTTGACGATGGCACCAAGCAGCTGCGTGATGCCTCGAACTTTCACATCTTCCACCGGCGGGATGCCAATGTGCCCACGTTGGAGAAGGCTGGCTGGCTGCTGGGCGAGTTCATCCGCCATGGCCTGATCCCGCCGGAGCTCAAAGACGTGGCCGCCCAGGCCTCTGCCGCCTGCTGGCGCACGGACCTCTACCACCGCGCGCTGAAGAAGACGCCCTCCAAGAAAACGCAAAACGCCAGGGCCAAAACCCGGGCCACGCCCTCCACCATCCGCAAACCCCGCCGCGCGCACGCTTCCGCACCTGCATCCGTCACCGCATGAAATTCGCCGACCTTAAGAACTCCGGGCACTGGCCCACCCTGCTCACCACGTTCCTGTACTTTGACTTCAGCTTCATGGTGTGGACCGTGCTGGGTCCCCTGGGCGCGCAGATCGGCGAGTCACTGCATCTGGATGCCGGGCAGAAGGGGCTGATGGTGGCCGTGCCGATCCTTTCCGGGGCCATCCTCCGCCTCGTGCTGGGCATGCTGGTGGACCGCATTGGAGCCAAGACCACCGGGACTCTGGCGCAGATCATCGTGATGCTGGGCCTGGCCGGAGCCTGGCTGCTGGGGGTGCAGAGCTTTGCCACCGTGCTCACGCTCGGCTTTGTCCTCGGGTTCGCCGGGGCCAGCTTCGCCGTGGCGCTGCCGCAGGCAGGTCGCTGGTATCCGCCGCGTCTCCAGGGTGTGGTGATGGGCCTGGCGGGTGCGGGCAACGTGGGCGTGGTGCTGGACAGCCTGATCGCCCCCCGTCTGGCCAATGCCTACGGCTGGCAGAGCGTGTTTGGTTTTTCCTTGATCCCGGCCATCCTGGTCTTCATCGCCTACATCCTCATTTCCAAGGAGGCTCCCGGTGAGTTCAAGAAGAAGAAGGTGCGGGACTACGTGAACCTGCTGAAGGAGAAGGACGCCCACTGGTTCTGCTTCTACTACACGGTCAGCTTTGGCGGCTTCGTGGGTCTGGCCAGCTACTACGTGCTGTATTTCAAGAGCGAGTTCGGCCTCACTGCGGTGCATGCGGGTGACTACGCAGCCGCCTGCACCTTCATCGGTGCCATCCTCCGGCCCGTGGGTGGTGGTCTGGCAGACCGGTTCGGCGGCATCCGCTCGCTCCTCGCCTTCTACTCCCTGGCGGCCGTCGGTCTGGTGGCAGCAGCTTTCACGCACCATGAATATGGCAACCTGGCCCTCTTCCTGGTCATCAGCGGGGCGCTCGGTATGGCGAACGGTTCCGTGTTCCAGCTCCTGCCCCAGCGCTTTGGCAAGGACCTGGGCGTCATGACCGGCCTCGTGGGCTGCGGCGGCGGGGTGGGCGGCTTCTACCTGGCCACCTCCCTGGGCTACGCGAAGAACGCCACCGGCTCCTGCAGCGTGGGCTTCCTGGTCTTTGCCGGTCTTTGCGTGCTGGCCATCTGCGGCCTGGCTCTGGTGAAGAACCGCTGGCGCACCACCTGGGGTGCCCTCACCGAGGCCCGCATCTGATTCTTATTTCCTAAGCCCCCTTTCTAAAACTCCGCCACTCATGAAGATCCACCCCAGCATCTACGGCATGGCCCGGGAGAAGGACACCCCTTCCTCCGACGCCTTTGCCGTGAAGACCTGGGGTGACACCGTCATCGCCGTGCTGGCGGATGGGGCTGGCACAGGTGAGCCCGCCCGGGAGGCGGCACAGCGGGCGGTGAGCTCCCTGGTAAGCCACTACCAGGCCCGGCCGAAGTCCTGGGAGCCCGCGAGAGCGCTGGAGGAGTTCACGAAGCTGCTCAACCGCATGTTCTACCAGGAGTCCATGGCCCGCTTCGAGCGGCCGGAGATGGTCTCCACTCTGGCCGTGGCGGTGATCGAAGGCGACCGCCTCTATGGCGTGAACGTGGGTGACTCCCGCATCTGCCTGGGTCGCCAGGGCGGCATGCGGGTGCTTTCTGAAGATCATGTGGATGACGAGCGCCGCAATGTGCTGACGAAGGCCCTGGGCATGGCTCCGGAGCTGGATCCGCATGTGTTTGAAACCGAGGTGCGGGACGGGGATGTGGCGTTCCTCTGCTCCGATGGTGTGAGCAACCACTATGAAGTGGCCGGTCTGGCCACCGCGCTGGAGGGTCGCAGCTCGGCCCGCAGCATTGTGAAGACGGCGCGCGCGGCCGCCAGCGATGAAACCCTCGATGACATGAGCGCCATTGTCATCGATATTGCCGAAACCGGAAAACTGCGAGCCATGAGTGAACGCAGCCTGACCATCCCGACCGCCCTTGCCAAAGGGGAAATGCTCGATGGCTACGAACTCCTCCGCCCGCTCCAGATCGGCGGACGCGTCTGGCTCGCAGAAAAGGATGGCACCCAGGTGGTGCTGAAGTTTGCGCCCGTGGAGGCACTGGAGAGTGAGCAGCACCTCAATGCCTATCTGCGCGAGGTGTGGAACGCCACCCGTATCAAGAACGACTTCTTTGTCCGCTCTGAGGAGCCCGCTGGGGCCACAGCCCGGTACTATGTGATGGAATTTGTGAACGCGCCCAGCCTGGCGACGCTCCTCACCACCCGCCGTCTGCATGTGGACGAGGCGCTGGCGCTTGGTAGTTTCCTCTCCCGCTCCGCCGCCGCGCTGCTGAAGCTGGATCTCGTGCATGG contains these protein-coding regions:
- a CDS encoding MFS transporter, whose translation is MKFADLKNSGHWPTLLTTFLYFDFSFMVWTVLGPLGAQIGESLHLDAGQKGLMVAVPILSGAILRLVLGMLVDRIGAKTTGTLAQIIVMLGLAGAWLLGVQSFATVLTLGFVLGFAGASFAVALPQAGRWYPPRLQGVVMGLAGAGNVGVVLDSLIAPRLANAYGWQSVFGFSLIPAILVFIAYILISKEAPGEFKKKKVRDYVNLLKEKDAHWFCFYYTVSFGGFVGLASYYVLYFKSEFGLTAVHAGDYAAACTFIGAILRPVGGGLADRFGGIRSLLAFYSLAAVGLVAAAFTHHEYGNLALFLVISGALGMANGSVFQLLPQRFGKDLGVMTGLVGCGGGVGGFYLATSLGYAKNATGSCSVGFLVFAGLCVLAICGLALVKNRWRTTWGALTEARI
- a CDS encoding bifunctional protein-serine/threonine kinase/phosphatase; protein product: MKIHPSIYGMAREKDTPSSDAFAVKTWGDTVIAVLADGAGTGEPAREAAQRAVSSLVSHYQARPKSWEPARALEEFTKLLNRMFYQESMARFERPEMVSTLAVAVIEGDRLYGVNVGDSRICLGRQGGMRVLSEDHVDDERRNVLTKALGMAPELDPHVFETEVRDGDVAFLCSDGVSNHYEVAGLATALEGRSSARSIVKTARAAASDETLDDMSAIVIDIAETGKLRAMSERSLTIPTALAKGEMLDGYELLRPLQIGGRVWLAEKDGTQVVLKFAPVEALESEQHLNAYLREVWNATRIKNDFFVRSEEPAGATARYYVMEFVNAPSLATLLTTRRLHVDEALALGSFLSRSAAALLKLDLVHGDIKPENVLVLREGDALSFKLVDLGSAAEIFSVTSRAGTASYLAPERFHGGPVSERTEIFAMGVTLYQVLTGRLPYGRIERFQTPSFSAPKSPTRLNANIPPWLEAIVLRAISIDPERRYQHYSELTFDLTHPVKVEPFHERGTSLLERNPLGFYRTGFFILLFTVVWLLLQLLSRR
- a CDS encoding CmpA/NrtA family ABC transporter substrate-binding protein encodes the protein MKSTTSIPALSATPAPNKVRVGFIALADCAPLLIADELGLFEKHGVEVELSREVGWATIREKILYGQIDAAHSIAGLALSLRLGLEGAVCPAICPFVFNLHGDAITLSMNLWHRGVRDAQSLQKLIRSTPQSLFTFAIVARTSSHNFLIRRWLKSGGIDPDRDVRLVVLPPTQMAGSLNAGLIDGYCVGEPWNSLSIVHGTGWCPAISEDIMPGHPEKILLTTEHFAAKRPEALECDDPGAPGGVRILRQAGETAAHHRDSHRWRPPARGSRHSGALSHRPV